Proteins from one Lachnospiraceae bacterium KGMB03038 genomic window:
- a CDS encoding GTP-binding protein, translating to MCKMAEGKLPVTIVTGFLGSGKTTVLSHWLEHPMFQRVSVIVNEFGQAGLDQRVLRQIEEKTLLLSGGCACCNIRDDLVRELSAMIDSRDRGELDVDRVVIETTGLADPAPILFSIMTDSVLRHHYQVDCVVTCLDAVNGSFQLDHTKESVKQIATADKILLTKTDLAEVSEIPALTERVLEINPSASILRTDMGRIDPELVFSEGVGRTDRPEVLQAMNTRPTIVLKRRHESLVRSISIGFSNTISWAAFGLWLSALLYAHGEKIYRVKGLLDTGEGGPVLINGVQHIIHPPRHLEDWGGEERRSELVFIMKDIEPGIILDSLRAFQRILGAQAHIRELNEDLSSISSAGGRA from the coding sequence GTGTGTAAAATGGCGGAAGGGAAACTGCCCGTCACTATTGTGACCGGATTCCTGGGCAGCGGGAAGACGACCGTGCTGAGTCATTGGCTGGAGCATCCTATGTTTCAGCGAGTGTCGGTAATCGTGAATGAGTTTGGACAGGCTGGCTTGGATCAGCGGGTACTGCGTCAGATCGAGGAAAAGACTCTGCTTCTGTCCGGCGGCTGTGCCTGCTGCAATATCCGGGATGATCTGGTGAGGGAGTTATCGGCCATGATCGACAGCAGAGACCGCGGGGAACTGGATGTGGATCGGGTGGTAATTGAGACCACCGGTCTTGCCGACCCGGCGCCGATTCTGTTCTCTATCATGACGGATTCCGTGCTCCGCCATCACTACCAGGTGGACTGTGTGGTGACTTGCCTGGATGCGGTAAATGGCAGTTTTCAGCTGGATCATACAAAAGAGTCGGTAAAGCAGATTGCCACAGCGGACAAAATCCTCCTGACTAAGACCGATTTGGCGGAGGTTTCCGAGATTCCGGCGTTGACGGAACGAGTTCTGGAGATTAATCCATCGGCCTCAATCTTGCGGACAGATATGGGGCGAATCGATCCGGAATTGGTATTCTCAGAGGGTGTAGGGAGAACAGACCGTCCTGAAGTGCTGCAGGCGATGAATACGCGGCCAACGATTGTTTTAAAGCGTCGGCATGAAAGTCTGGTGCGTTCCATTTCTATCGGATTTTCCAATACGATCAGCTGGGCTGCGTTTGGTCTTTGGCTTTCCGCGCTTCTATATGCTCACGGAGAGAAGATTTACCGTGTGAAAGGCCTTTTGGACACGGGGGAGGGCGGCCCCGTTCTGATCAACGGGGTGCAGCATATCATCCACCCGCCCCGTCATCTGGAGGACTGGGGAGGCGAGGAAAGACGATCGGAACTGGTGTTTATCATGAAGGATATTGAGCCGGGAATTATCCTGGATTCTTTGCGGGCTTTTCAGAGGATTCTTGGGGCGCAGGCTCATATCCGCGAATTAAATGAGGATCTTTCCTCCATTTCCTCGGCGGGAGGAAGGGCATAA
- a CDS encoding polysaccharide deacetylase, whose protein sequence is MAKKEIFVAWGVHVDAVAGWLGSYGGEDSPTDISRGIFSGEVGSPRILKMLKKYNLPSTWFIPGHSIESFPEQMQAVADAGCEIALHGYSHEDPMTMTAAQETAVLEKCIDLIEKLCGKKPVGYDAPWWQFSDITDKLLIEHGIIYDNSLMHNDFHPYYLRIGDSWTKIDYSKNAEDWMKPLVRGRVTDLVEIPASWYLDDLPPMMFQKASPNSYGFESPRNIGQMWIDQFDYVYREYDYAVVPMCIHPDVSGHPQNILMNERVIEHMMEHEGVKFVTYKEVAEDFMRRFPREKD, encoded by the coding sequence ATGGCAAAGAAGGAAATTTTTGTGGCATGGGGTGTTCATGTTGACGCTGTAGCGGGATGGCTTGGCTCTTATGGAGGCGAGGACTCACCTACCGATATTTCCAGAGGTATTTTCTCTGGCGAGGTAGGTTCTCCCCGTATCTTGAAGATGCTGAAGAAATACAATCTGCCGAGTACCTGGTTTATTCCAGGACATTCCATCGAGAGTTTCCCGGAACAGATGCAGGCGGTAGCAGATGCTGGATGCGAGATCGCGCTCCATGGATATTCTCATGAAGATCCGATGACCATGACGGCGGCCCAGGAGACAGCGGTGCTGGAGAAGTGTATCGATCTGATCGAAAAGCTGTGCGGAAAGAAGCCGGTAGGATACGATGCGCCTTGGTGGCAGTTCTCTGATATCACAGACAAACTGCTGATCGAGCATGGAATTATCTATGACAACAGCTTGATGCACAATGACTTCCATCCCTACTACCTGCGGATTGGTGACAGCTGGACTAAGATTGATTACTCCAAGAACGCGGAAGACTGGATGAAGCCGTTGGTACGCGGACGGGTAACGGATCTGGTAGAGATACCGGCCAGCTGGTATTTGGATGACCTGCCGCCAATGATGTTCCAGAAGGCAAGCCCAAACAGCTATGGATTTGAAAGCCCCCGCAATATTGGGCAGATGTGGATCGATCAGTTCGATTATGTATATAGGGAGTACGATTATGCGGTAGTGCCTATGTGTATCCATCCTGACGTAAGCGGACATCCACAGAATATCTTGATGAACGAGCGGGTGATCGAGCATATGATGGAGCACGAAGGCGTGAAGTTTGTGACTTATAAAGAAGTCGCGGAAGATTTTATGCGCAGGTTCCCAAGAGAAAAAGATTAA
- a CDS encoding carbon-nitrogen hydrolase family protein — protein sequence MDDGRRAGRGVKVAAIQMDCILGDREANLSKAEGLIRQAAGQGADLAVLPELFHTGYSMAEKDYEFSELVPDGKTVKWMERLSSQYHMYLVGALIERSDCDGVMYDTSVLTGPEGYIGKYRKVCLWGDETLRFRSGEDYPVFDLGFARLGMQICYEVGFPEGARILTLKGANLITYSAAFGLARSYAWELASRARALENGLYVVAANRCGEEKGGPVFAGKSRIVDPRGEILVEQETKDQVLVQEIWMEEVEKQRRTIPYLKDYKRKLFSSQLLGE from the coding sequence ATGGATGATGGCAGAAGAGCAGGACGGGGAGTGAAAGTAGCAGCGATTCAAATGGATTGTATCTTGGGAGATCGGGAAGCAAATCTCTCGAAGGCAGAGGGGCTGATCCGACAGGCGGCGGGCCAGGGAGCAGATCTTGCGGTTTTGCCAGAATTATTCCATACAGGGTATAGTATGGCGGAGAAAGACTATGAGTTTTCAGAGTTGGTTCCAGATGGAAAGACCGTCAAATGGATGGAACGGCTTTCCAGCCAATATCATATGTATCTGGTGGGCGCTTTGATCGAACGAAGTGATTGTGACGGTGTGATGTACGACACTAGTGTGCTGACAGGGCCGGAAGGCTATATCGGGAAATACCGCAAGGTATGCCTGTGGGGTGATGAAACCCTCCGTTTTCGGAGCGGAGAAGATTATCCCGTGTTTGACTTAGGGTTTGCAAGGCTTGGAATGCAGATCTGTTATGAAGTGGGATTCCCAGAAGGGGCCAGGATACTGACTCTAAAAGGAGCAAATCTGATTACTTATTCAGCGGCTTTCGGGCTTGCGAGATCATACGCTTGGGAACTGGCCTCCAGAGCCCGGGCTTTGGAAAACGGATTATACGTAGTGGCGGCCAATCGCTGCGGAGAAGAGAAAGGCGGACCAGTGTTCGCGGGGAAAAGCAGGATTGTGGATCCAAGAGGAGAGATTCTTGTGGAGCAGGAGACAAAGGATCAGGTATTGGTCCAGGAGATCTGGATGGAGGAAGTAGAAAAACAAAGAAGGACCATTCCGTATCTGAAAGATTATAAACGGAAGCTGTTTTCTTCTCAATTATTGGGAGAGTAA
- a CDS encoding catalase, with the protein MKALQHLHTINHHKWLVMKHCFKVGLYKQGLLHDLSKYTPTEFLVGCRYYQGTRSPNNAEREATGYSTAWLHHKGRNKHHYEYWLDYSVDPDEGIVGQKMPVKYVIEMFMDRIAASKTYLGDRYTQRHPLQYYEQGAGKLGKMIHPETAALLHKLLKMLAEEGEENTFRYIRKKILKNQKG; encoded by the coding sequence ATGAAAGCATTACAGCATTTACATACCATTAATCACCATAAGTGGCTGGTCATGAAGCATTGTTTCAAAGTGGGATTATATAAGCAGGGTCTGCTCCATGATCTTTCTAAATATACACCCACAGAATTTCTGGTAGGGTGCCGTTATTATCAGGGGACACGAAGTCCGAATAACGCTGAGAGAGAGGCTACGGGCTACTCTACAGCCTGGCTCCATCACAAGGGGAGAAATAAGCATCACTATGAATACTGGCTGGATTACAGCGTGGATCCCGACGAAGGGATCGTGGGACAGAAGATGCCGGTGAAATATGTGATTGAGATGTTTATGGACCGGATCGCGGCCTCCAAAACCTATCTTGGAGATCGGTATACTCAGCGGCATCCATTGCAGTATTACGAACAAGGGGCCGGAAAGCTTGGAAAGATGATTCATCCGGAGACGGCGGCTTTGCTGCATAAGCTGCTGAAGATGCTGGCAGAAGAAGGAGAGGAAAATACATTCCGTTATATCAGAAAAAAGATTTTGAAGAATCAAAAAGGATAA
- a CDS encoding glycogen debranching protein has translation MKERLGKPLPLGVAAENGKMNFSVAVPEGKDCSLLLYRAGDREPYQEYPMEAALGEVRCLGLEDIEDCMEYNYRIGDEIVVDPRAKSLSGREIWGEERDIQKHQVRGVLREDPFDWEGDVPLDLPLHQVIAYSLHVRGFTKDAFSKVKDKGTFEGVIEKLPYLKELGINQIQCMPVYEFQECGRYRNYWGYGPAWYFAPKSAYSACGNGPLSLKQMVKACHQEGIEVALEMPFAEGTPGFVAEDCLRYYRMEYHIDGFILNPLNAPMESVCQDPILKKTKILRHDLEFMNTMRRFLKGDEGMVDSVIYWLRHVTGREGAFNSITGHTGFTLNDLVSYDGKHNEANGENNEDGPDYNYSWNCGAEGPTRKKAVQELRERQRRNGMFLLLTAQGTPCLLAGDEFGNSQKGNNNVYCQDNPTGWLNWRKLEKEKEFFRFVKELIYLRKSYPVLCPAEEMRGMDQTRCGVPDVSYHGENAWQVSSEVSSRQLGVYYSGAVTGGEDCFVAYNMHWLEHRFAIPALPKGKEWYVAATTDEGILEQPRRLKKQRQIELKARTIMILAGRQKADEP, from the coding sequence ATGAAAGAAAGGTTGGGGAAACCTCTGCCGCTTGGCGTTGCGGCGGAAAATGGAAAGATGAATTTCTCAGTAGCTGTTCCAGAGGGAAAGGACTGCAGTCTGCTGCTGTACCGGGCAGGAGATCGGGAGCCGTATCAGGAATACCCTATGGAGGCGGCCCTTGGAGAAGTACGTTGTCTTGGGTTGGAGGATATAGAAGACTGCATGGAGTATAATTACCGGATAGGGGATGAAATCGTGGTGGATCCGCGGGCGAAATCCCTTTCGGGAAGAGAAATATGGGGAGAGGAGCGGGATATTCAGAAGCATCAGGTAAGAGGCGTTCTAAGAGAAGACCCATTTGACTGGGAAGGTGATGTACCGCTGGATCTTCCCCTCCATCAGGTGATCGCGTATAGTCTTCATGTGCGTGGATTTACGAAGGATGCTTTTTCAAAGGTAAAAGATAAGGGAACCTTTGAAGGAGTGATCGAAAAGCTGCCTTATCTGAAGGAACTTGGAATCAATCAGATCCAGTGTATGCCGGTCTATGAGTTCCAGGAATGCGGCCGGTACCGGAATTATTGGGGATATGGGCCGGCTTGGTATTTTGCTCCCAAAAGCGCCTATTCCGCCTGCGGCAACGGTCCTCTTTCTTTAAAACAAATGGTGAAAGCATGCCATCAGGAAGGAATTGAAGTGGCGCTGGAAATGCCTTTTGCAGAGGGAACGCCGGGATTTGTGGCAGAGGATTGTCTTCGTTATTATCGAATGGAATATCATATTGACGGATTTATCCTGAATCCATTGAACGCACCCATGGAGAGTGTCTGTCAGGATCCGATTCTGAAGAAGACCAAAATCCTCCGGCACGATCTGGAGTTTATGAACACAATGCGCCGATTCCTAAAAGGGGATGAGGGCATGGTGGACAGTGTGATCTATTGGCTGCGTCATGTCACGGGAAGAGAAGGGGCCTTTAACAGCATTACAGGGCATACAGGATTTACCCTGAACGATCTGGTTTCTTATGACGGAAAACATAATGAGGCAAATGGAGAGAATAATGAAGATGGACCGGATTATAACTATAGCTGGAACTGCGGGGCGGAAGGACCAACCCGGAAAAAGGCCGTCCAGGAACTGAGAGAGCGCCAGAGGCGGAATGGAATGTTCCTTCTGCTGACTGCTCAAGGGACGCCCTGTCTGCTGGCAGGGGATGAATTCGGCAACTCTCAGAAAGGCAATAATAATGTCTACTGTCAGGACAATCCCACAGGGTGGCTGAATTGGCGCAAGTTAGAAAAGGAAAAGGAATTCTTCCGGTTTGTGAAAGAGCTGATCTATTTGCGGAAAAGCTATCCGGTACTATGTCCGGCCGAAGAGATGCGGGGAATGGATCAGACCAGATGCGGAGTGCCAGACGTATCTTATCATGGAGAAAACGCGTGGCAGGTGTCTTCTGAGGTGTCCAGCAGACAACTGGGCGTCTATTACAGCGGCGCGGTGACTGGAGGGGAAGATTGCTTTGTGGCTTATAATATGCACTGGCTGGAGCATCGATTCGCGATTCCGGCTCTTCCCAAGGGAAAAGAGTGGTATGTGGCCGCAACTACAGATGAAGGAATTCTGGAGCAGCCCAGACGGTTAAAAAAGCAAAGACAGATAGAACTAAAGGCCCGGACGATCATGATCCTGGCGGGGAGGCAGAAGGCGGATGAGCCTTGA
- a CDS encoding sugar ABC transporter substrate-binding protein → MMKKRGIQILMMLVLICTLGISACKKNVGTPEDNAVTEDPEEDETEGEEGEEESYVIGFSPIDMENPYFITLESAVREALEAEGCQVITKDPGTDAALQETQIQEMIDEGIDAILLTPVDWEEITPSLEALREADVKILNVDTQVKEMDYVDAYIGSDNYTAGQLCGEDLIEKRPEGGKIAILECPTQNSINERITGFEEAISEAEKGFEVVAREDTGGQFEKALEAAEQILAEHPDLTAIMCGNDQIAVGAKTAVNLAELDDVIIYGVDGSPDIKKELKKPGNQIAGTAAQSPINMGKSAAELVLKMLKGEAYERETYEDVFMINEENVDMYGTDGWQ, encoded by the coding sequence ATGATGAAAAAAAGAGGAATACAGATATTGATGATGTTGGTTTTGATCTGTACCTTGGGAATATCAGCCTGTAAAAAGAACGTAGGCACACCGGAGGACAATGCTGTGACAGAGGACCCGGAAGAAGATGAGACAGAAGGGGAAGAGGGAGAGGAAGAATCTTACGTGATCGGATTCAGTCCTATTGATATGGAAAACCCTTATTTTATTACGCTGGAGAGCGCGGTACGGGAAGCTTTGGAAGCGGAAGGATGCCAGGTAATCACTAAAGATCCCGGTACAGATGCGGCGCTCCAGGAGACTCAGATCCAAGAGATGATCGATGAGGGGATTGACGCGATCCTGCTGACACCTGTTGATTGGGAGGAGATCACTCCCTCTTTAGAGGCGTTAAGAGAGGCAGATGTCAAAATCTTGAATGTAGATACACAGGTCAAGGAGATGGACTATGTGGATGCGTATATCGGATCCGATAATTATACCGCCGGTCAGCTGTGCGGAGAAGATTTGATCGAAAAACGGCCGGAAGGCGGGAAGATCGCGATTTTAGAATGTCCGACCCAGAATTCGATCAATGAACGCATCACCGGTTTTGAAGAAGCGATTTCAGAAGCGGAAAAAGGCTTTGAAGTTGTGGCAAGAGAGGATACGGGAGGCCAGTTTGAGAAAGCGTTGGAGGCGGCAGAGCAGATCCTGGCAGAACATCCGGATCTGACAGCCATTATGTGCGGAAATGACCAGATCGCGGTAGGAGCAAAGACGGCTGTTAATCTGGCAGAATTAGATGATGTGATCATTTATGGCGTGGATGGTTCCCCAGATATCAAGAAAGAATTAAAGAAGCCAGGGAATCAGATCGCGGGGACTGCGGCCCAGTCGCCTATCAACATGGGAAAATCGGCGGCAGAACTGGTGCTGAAGATGTTGAAAGGCGAAGCCTATGAAAGAGAGACCTATGAAGATGTCTTTATGATCAATGAGGAAAACGTGGATATGTACGGGACAGACGGATGGCAGTAG
- a CDS encoding DUF1292 domain-containing protein, which translates to MGAKNTNYEEDMITVTLTLDNDEVVECAVLTTYQAGGNEYIALLPMDESGDDMTGDVYLYRYREVDGEPTLENIDDDDEYEAAADAFDEWMDEQEFEELPDME; encoded by the coding sequence ATGGGTGCCAAAAACACAAATTATGAGGAAGATATGATCACAGTCACGCTCACACTGGATAACGATGAGGTTGTAGAGTGCGCCGTCCTTACCACATATCAGGCTGGCGGAAATGAGTACATTGCTCTGCTTCCGATGGACGAGTCCGGCGATGATATGACCGGTGATGTCTACCTCTACCGTTACCGGGAAGTAGACGGCGAGCCAACGTTAGAGAACATCGACGATGATGACGAATACGAGGCCGCCGCCGATGCCTTTGATGAATGGATGGATGAACAGGAATTTGAAGAGCTACCGGACATGGAATAA
- a CDS encoding ATP-dependent helicase: MELNQAQKQAVACKEGPCMVLAGPGSGKTLTIAKRIEYLITRYRVRPEEILVITFTRYAAEEMRQRFHQVMGEGQYPVTFGTFHGFYYGILKWAYGASRIRLLTGEEKKGLLSQILAELSVSEDLDGEEDMIRDLAGEIGSFKNRKLKLEDYEPKCCGKDRFQAVFQNYEKRKKELGKIDFEDMLLYCLRLFQNRPDILAKWQSRFAYILVDEFQDINQVQYDVLRLLAGESGNLFVVGDDDQSIYGFRGARPGIMLEFEKDYPKAEKIVLGTNYRSGGYIVDGALRVIQHNKKRWPKKLEARNGKGEAVHIQEVKDPVEESQYVLSQIKKLFQEGEPFSQMAVLFRTAAEGRALAETLAARGIPFVMKERPEDLYVHFAVKDICSYLALSQGKLEKKHFLRISNRPNRYIGRDSLREERISYETLRNFYCDKVWMQDRIDQLEWDMKMIEKQTPYAAIQYIRKHVGYDEFLKSHGEYRQTDPGKWLEVLDEVQELSKSCRTIPEWLDHVEDQEKMREKTGQTPGEGVSLLTMHGAKGLEFDTVFIIRGNEGVIPYKKAKMEEEIEEERRLFYVAMTRARERLFVSYVREKNGKDASPSRFVGELFHVR; this comes from the coding sequence ATGGAGTTAAACCAAGCTCAGAAGCAGGCGGTCGCCTGCAAGGAAGGACCTTGCATGGTCCTTGCCGGTCCCGGTTCCGGGAAAACGCTTACCATTGCAAAACGAATTGAATATCTTATCACCAGGTATAGGGTAAGGCCAGAAGAGATTCTGGTCATTACCTTTACCCGGTATGCGGCGGAAGAGATGCGGCAGCGGTTTCATCAGGTCATGGGCGAGGGCCAATATCCTGTTACTTTTGGCACCTTCCACGGATTCTATTATGGGATCCTAAAGTGGGCTTATGGAGCTTCCAGGATCCGGCTTTTGACGGGGGAAGAGAAGAAAGGGCTTCTTTCGCAGATTTTGGCAGAGCTTTCTGTCTCTGAGGACCTGGATGGAGAAGAAGACATGATACGTGATCTGGCGGGAGAAATCGGCAGTTTTAAGAACCGTAAGCTAAAGCTGGAAGATTATGAGCCAAAGTGCTGTGGAAAAGACCGTTTCCAGGCAGTTTTCCAAAACTATGAGAAACGAAAAAAAGAGTTGGGGAAGATTGATTTTGAAGATATGCTGCTCTACTGTCTGCGGCTGTTCCAGAATCGGCCGGATATTCTGGCGAAATGGCAGTCCAGGTTCGCTTATATCCTGGTAGATGAGTTCCAGGACATCAACCAGGTTCAGTATGACGTGCTGCGCCTCTTGGCGGGGGAAAGCGGCAATCTGTTCGTAGTAGGAGACGACGATCAGTCGATCTATGGGTTCCGAGGAGCAAGACCGGGGATCATGCTGGAATTTGAGAAAGATTATCCCAAAGCAGAGAAAATTGTGCTGGGGACAAATTACCGGTCTGGCGGCTACATCGTAGACGGCGCCCTGCGGGTGATCCAACACAACAAGAAGCGGTGGCCCAAAAAGCTGGAAGCCAGGAACGGGAAAGGGGAAGCGGTCCATATACAGGAGGTCAAAGACCCTGTAGAAGAAAGTCAGTATGTACTCTCCCAGATAAAAAAGCTTTTCCAAGAAGGCGAGCCTTTTTCCCAGATGGCTGTGCTGTTCCGCACAGCGGCAGAGGGAAGAGCGCTGGCGGAAACGCTTGCCGCCCGTGGAATCCCATTCGTGATGAAGGAGAGGCCGGAGGATCTGTACGTCCATTTTGCGGTAAAGGATATCTGCAGCTATCTGGCGCTTTCTCAGGGAAAGCTGGAGAAAAAGCATTTTCTGCGGATCTCCAATCGTCCCAATCGATATATCGGACGGGACAGCCTGCGGGAAGAAAGGATCAGTTATGAAACACTGCGGAATTTTTACTGCGATAAGGTCTGGATGCAGGACCGGATCGATCAGTTGGAATGGGATATGAAAATGATCGAAAAGCAGACGCCCTATGCCGCGATCCAATATATCCGGAAGCATGTGGGATATGACGAATTTCTAAAAAGCCATGGAGAATACCGGCAGACAGATCCGGGGAAATGGCTGGAAGTGCTGGATGAAGTACAGGAACTTTCTAAATCCTGCCGCACGATCCCAGAGTGGCTGGATCATGTGGAAGATCAGGAAAAGATGAGAGAAAAAACCGGGCAGACGCCGGGGGAAGGAGTTTCCCTTCTTACTATGCACGGGGCGAAGGGGCTGGAGTTTGATACGGTGTTTATCATCCGGGGAAATGAAGGGGTGATTCCCTATAAGAAAGCAAAGATGGAAGAGGAGATCGAGGAAGAGCGCAGACTGTTCTATGTTGCTATGACACGGGCGAGGGAAAGGCTTTTTGTCAGTTATGTACGGGAAAAAAACGGGAAGGACGCAAGTCCCTCCCGTTTCGTGGGTGAATTATTCCATGTCCGGTAG
- a CDS encoding glutamate--tRNA ligase, with protein MEKVRTRFAPSPTGRMHVGNLRTALYAYLIAKHAGGDFILRIEDTDQERFVEGALEIIYHTLEETGLIHDEGPDKDGGVGPYVQSERNKSGLYLKYAKQLIDQGDAYYCFCDKERLDSLKSSVSEEGTQIVVYDKHCLGLSKEEVEANLAAGKPYVIRFNMPTEGTTTFHDDIYGEITVPNEELEDLILIKSDGYPTYNFANVIDDHLMGITHVVRGNEYLSSAPKYNKIYEAFGWEVPTYVHCPLITDENHKKLSKRCGHSSYEDLIDQGFVTEAVVNYVALLGWCPSGNQEIFSLEELVKEFDYRNMSKSPAVFDIVKLKWMNGEYLKAMDFDRFYEMAEPYIKEAVARDCDLKKIAALVKTRIEVFPDIREQIDFFEELPEYDTSMYCHKKMKTNEENSLEVLRDLLPILEEQEDFSNDALFETLKKYVDEKGVKTGFVMWPVRTAVSGKQTTPGGATEIMEILGKEESLRRIRKGIELLSK; from the coding sequence ATGGAAAAAGTAAGAACAAGATTCGCTCCCAGTCCTACGGGGAGGATGCATGTGGGAAATTTGAGAACAGCGCTCTATGCTTATCTGATCGCGAAACACGCAGGCGGAGATTTTATCCTTCGGATCGAGGATACAGATCAGGAGCGGTTTGTAGAAGGGGCGCTGGAGATCATCTATCATACGCTGGAAGAAACAGGTCTGATCCACGATGAGGGACCGGATAAAGATGGAGGCGTAGGCCCCTATGTGCAGAGCGAACGCAATAAATCCGGGCTGTATCTGAAGTACGCGAAACAGCTGATCGACCAAGGGGACGCCTACTATTGTTTCTGTGACAAAGAGCGTCTGGATTCCCTGAAGTCAAGTGTTTCCGAGGAGGGGACTCAGATTGTCGTTTATGATAAGCACTGCCTTGGGCTTAGCAAAGAAGAAGTAGAGGCAAATCTGGCGGCCGGGAAGCCGTATGTGATCCGTTTTAACATGCCGACGGAGGGGACCACTACGTTTCACGATGATATATATGGAGAGATCACAGTGCCGAATGAAGAGCTGGAAGATCTGATCCTGATCAAATCCGATGGTTATCCTACCTACAATTTCGCCAACGTGATCGACGATCACCTGATGGGGATCACTCATGTGGTCCGGGGAAATGAATATCTTTCCTCGGCGCCCAAATACAATAAGATTTATGAGGCGTTTGGCTGGGAAGTGCCGACTTATGTGCACTGTCCGCTGATCACCGATGAAAATCACAAGAAGCTTTCCAAACGGTGCGGCCATTCTTCCTATGAAGACCTGATCGACCAGGGCTTTGTAACCGAGGCTGTTGTCAATTATGTGGCGCTTCTGGGATGGTGTCCTTCTGGAAATCAGGAGATCTTCTCCCTGGAAGAGTTGGTGAAAGAATTTGATTACCGGAATATGAGCAAATCCCCGGCAGTATTTGATATCGTCAAGCTGAAATGGATGAATGGAGAATATCTGAAGGCTATGGATTTTGACCGTTTCTATGAGATGGCGGAACCTTACATCAAAGAAGCTGTCGCAAGAGACTGCGACCTGAAGAAGATCGCGGCGCTGGTAAAGACCAGGATTGAAGTATTTCCAGACATCCGGGAGCAGATAGATTTCTTTGAGGAGCTTCCGGAATATGACACGTCTATGTACTGCCATAAGAAGATGAAGACCAACGAGGAGAATTCGCTGGAAGTGCTGCGGGACCTGCTCCCGATTCTGGAAGAGCAGGAGGATTTCAGCAACGATGCTTTATTTGAGACGCTGAAAAAATATGTGGATGAAAAAGGTGTGAAGACGGGATTCGTAATGTGGCCGGTGCGTACCGCCGTTTCTGGGAAGCAGACAACGCCGGGAGGAGCTACGGAGATCATGGAGATCTTAGGGAAAGAAGAGTCTTTGCGCCGGATCCGCAAGGGGATTGAATTATTAAGCAAGTAA
- a CDS encoding NAD-dependent deacetylase, protein MLEKRLLQMLQESKYTTVLSGYEMLLENGYPPIRDGKESYEIEAKYGFSLEEMFSSSFYSTRKEQFFDFYRNEILTSLDIPPGKGFLEMAKLEQKGLIQSVITRRIYGLPQRAGCRNVINLHGSVYENHCPHCGRTYPVEYIKESRRVPLCENCNTPIRPDVCFFGEMVDNSVITRAAQEVQKADMLLALGTNLNTYLCTQLVNYYEGDKLVVVHSNPHFSDRSADLVINQRVDDTLENIMRELGE, encoded by the coding sequence ATGTTGGAGAAAAGACTTCTGCAGATGCTGCAGGAAAGCAAGTATACTACAGTCTTAAGCGGCTATGAAATGCTGTTGGAGAACGGCTATCCGCCGATCCGGGATGGAAAAGAGTCCTATGAGATCGAGGCAAAGTACGGATTTTCCCTGGAAGAAATGTTTTCGAGTTCCTTTTACTCCACACGGAAAGAGCAGTTTTTTGATTTTTACAGGAACGAGATCTTGACATCCCTGGATATCCCGCCGGGAAAGGGATTCCTTGAGATGGCCAAACTGGAGCAAAAAGGATTGATCCAGTCTGTCATTACCAGGAGGATCTATGGGCTTCCCCAGAGGGCGGGCTGCCGGAATGTGATCAATCTGCACGGAAGCGTTTATGAGAATCACTGTCCCCATTGCGGAAGGACCTATCCGGTGGAATATATCAAGGAGTCAAGGCGGGTGCCGCTGTGTGAGAACTGCAATACGCCCATCCGCCCAGATGTATGTTTCTTTGGGGAGATGGTAGACAACAGTGTGATCACCCGCGCGGCCCAGGAGGTACAGAAGGCAGATATGCTGCTGGCTCTTGGGACTAATCTGAATACCTATCTTTGTACCCAGTTAGTGAATTATTATGAAGGAGATAAATTGGTGGTGGTTCATTCCAACCCCCATTTTTCCGACCGGTCCGCGGATCTGGTGATCAACCAGAGAGTGGACGATACACTAGAGAATATCATGAGAGAGTTAGGAGAATAA